A single genomic interval of Rhodopseudomonas palustris harbors:
- a CDS encoding ChbG/HpnK family deacetylase, protein MSKPDQRRIWLVADDYGISPGVNRAIRDLIERGRINATSVMMVGPAIGRDDAAELLNAAAANPHAAIGLHATLTAPFAPLTMHYHPLHGGQFLPLGRKLRGTLLRRHDRAVIATELSAQIEAFTDRFGRPPDYIDGHQHVQLFPQVRDAFLGAVKTLAPDAWVRQCGRSVPLTRRLGNPKPLLLDALSAPFRSRAAQAGIAFNSGFAGAYDFLRETDFDTLMGSFLHGLPDGGLVMCHPGEVDDTLISLDPFTDQREREYAYLGSDRFPELLAKHNVSLAAVPPQAPGQTVLSHTEI, encoded by the coding sequence ATGAGCAAACCGGACCAGCGCCGGATCTGGCTGGTTGCCGATGACTACGGCATCAGCCCCGGGGTCAACCGCGCGATCCGCGATCTGATCGAACGCGGCCGGATCAACGCCACCTCGGTGATGATGGTCGGCCCGGCGATCGGGCGTGACGACGCGGCGGAACTGCTCAACGCCGCCGCCGCCAATCCGCATGCGGCGATCGGGCTGCACGCCACGCTGACGGCGCCGTTCGCACCGCTGACCATGCACTATCACCCGCTGCATGGCGGCCAGTTTCTGCCGCTCGGGCGCAAGCTGCGCGGCACCCTGCTGCGCCGCCACGACCGCGCGGTGATCGCCACCGAACTCAGCGCGCAGATCGAAGCCTTCACCGACCGGTTCGGCCGTCCGCCGGACTACATCGACGGCCATCAGCACGTGCAGCTGTTTCCGCAGGTCCGCGACGCCTTCCTCGGCGCGGTGAAAACGCTGGCGCCGGACGCCTGGGTGCGGCAGTGCGGCCGCAGCGTGCCGCTGACGCGGCGGCTCGGCAACCCCAAGCCGCTGTTGCTCGACGCACTCAGCGCGCCGTTCCGCAGCCGCGCGGCGCAGGCCGGCATCGCGTTCAATTCCGGCTTCGCCGGCGCTTATGACTTCCTGCGCGAAACCGATTTCGACACCCTGATGGGCTCGTTCCTCCACGGTCTGCCCGATGGCGGCCTGGTGATGTGCCATCCCGGCGAGGTCGACGACACGCTGATCAGCCTCGATCCGTTCACCGATCAGCGCGAGCGCGAATACGCGTATCTCGGCAGTGATCGCTTCCCGGAACTACTTGCAAAGCACAATGTCAGCCTCGCGGCGGTGCCGCCCCAGGCGCCGGGTCAGACCGTTTTGTCGCATACAGAAATTTAA
- a CDS encoding glycosyltransferase family 2 protein — protein MMLGSDVSGLSTEAGTAAALGLSIVVPAYNEAGGLQALHGRLITLAATLRQRYGLGCEVVYVDDGSSDTTLSIARNLPATMLDVQVVSLSRNFGKEAALMAGLDHASRGAVLFMDGDGQHAPELVETLVGHWIEDGFDVVYTAKAHRDNEPALRRAAVRSFYTLINWGARQKIPEDAGDFRLLSPRAAQALRQLPERNRFFKGLASWIGFRQKRVDYEPEPRSHGFSTFSTARLIGLSIEGLTSFSVAPLRIASLLGVVLAISAFLFGLSILWETWIDGKSVPGYPSIIVGMMTIGGVQLLMIGIVGEYIGKILSEMKARPIYFVAEHSVKRADTDAGDPAKRSAAE, from the coding sequence ATGATGCTTGGGAGTGACGTCTCGGGTCTGTCCACCGAAGCGGGTACCGCCGCGGCACTGGGCCTGTCCATCGTGGTGCCGGCCTACAACGAAGCCGGCGGCCTGCAGGCGCTGCACGGCCGGCTGATCACGCTGGCCGCAACGCTGCGCCAGCGCTACGGCCTCGGCTGCGAGGTGGTCTATGTCGACGACGGCAGCTCAGACACGACGCTGAGCATCGCCCGTAATCTGCCGGCGACGATGCTCGACGTTCAGGTGGTGTCGCTGTCGCGCAATTTCGGCAAGGAAGCCGCGCTGATGGCGGGACTCGACCACGCCAGCCGCGGCGCCGTGCTGTTCATGGACGGCGACGGCCAGCATGCACCGGAACTGGTCGAGACGCTGGTGGGGCACTGGATCGAGGACGGCTTCGACGTCGTCTATACGGCCAAGGCGCATCGCGACAACGAGCCGGCGCTGCGGCGCGCTGCGGTGCGCAGCTTCTACACGCTGATCAATTGGGGCGCGCGGCAGAAGATCCCGGAAGATGCCGGCGACTTCCGCCTGCTGTCACCGCGCGCCGCCCAGGCGCTGCGGCAGCTTCCCGAACGCAACCGGTTCTTCAAGGGCCTGGCGAGCTGGATCGGCTTCCGCCAAAAGCGGGTCGACTACGAACCGGAGCCGCGCTCGCACGGCTTCAGCACGTTCTCGACCGCGCGGCTGATCGGGCTGTCGATCGAGGGGCTGACCTCGTTCTCGGTGGCCCCGCTGCGGATCGCCAGCCTGCTCGGCGTCGTACTGGCGATCAGCGCATTTCTGTTCGGCCTATCCATCCTGTGGGAGACCTGGATCGACGGCAAATCGGTGCCGGGCTATCCGTCGATTATCGTCGGGATGATGACGATCGGCGGCGTGCAGCTGCTGATGATCGGCATCGTCGGCGAGTACATCGGCAAGATCCTGTCCGAGATGAAGGCGCGGCCGATCTACTTCGTGGCCGAGCACAGCGTGAAGCGCGCCGACACAGATGCCGGCGATCCGGCCAAGCGGTCCGCCGCCGAATGA
- the hisG gene encoding ATP phosphoribosyltransferase, translated as MSAPFVLAVPSKGRLQENAEAFFARAGLTLSKPGGARDYRGTIAGLDNVEVAYLSASEIAANLARGSVHFGVTGEDLVRESITDADKRVLLIDGLGFGYANVVVAVPQAWIDVRTMADLDDVTTGFRAQHNRRMRVATKYINLTRGFFAQHNVVDYRIVESAGATEGAPAVGTAEMIVDITTTGATLAANGLKVLDDGVMLRSQANLVASREADWSDTARETARVILDHIASRARAGKYKEVRTRFKGCNDALLAEAHSRFGVVSPFGGPTSSGMLTLHCPPAQIYALGSFLRQHGADTVSVAALDYVFDKENPLFSKLAAFLPQ; from the coding sequence ATGAGCGCGCCGTTCGTTCTCGCGGTCCCGTCCAAGGGCCGCCTGCAGGAAAACGCCGAAGCGTTCTTCGCCCGCGCCGGGCTGACGCTGAGCAAGCCGGGCGGCGCGCGCGATTATCGCGGCACGATCGCCGGCCTCGACAATGTCGAGGTGGCGTATCTCTCGGCCAGCGAGATCGCCGCCAACCTCGCCCGCGGCTCGGTGCATTTCGGCGTCACCGGCGAGGATCTGGTGCGCGAGAGCATCACCGATGCCGACAAGCGCGTGCTGCTGATCGACGGCCTCGGCTTCGGCTACGCCAACGTCGTGGTCGCGGTGCCGCAGGCGTGGATCGACGTCCGCACCATGGCCGACCTCGACGACGTCACCACCGGCTTCCGCGCCCAGCACAACCGGCGGATGCGGGTCGCGACCAAGTACATCAACCTGACCCGCGGCTTCTTCGCCCAGCATAACGTCGTCGACTATCGGATCGTCGAGAGCGCCGGCGCGACCGAGGGCGCGCCCGCGGTCGGCACCGCCGAGATGATCGTCGACATCACCACCACCGGCGCGACGCTGGCCGCCAACGGCCTCAAGGTGCTCGACGACGGCGTAATGCTGCGCAGCCAGGCCAATCTCGTCGCCTCGCGCGAAGCCGACTGGTCGGACACCGCGCGCGAAACCGCGCGCGTGATCCTCGATCACATCGCCTCGCGCGCTCGCGCCGGCAAGTACAAGGAAGTCCGCACCCGGTTCAAAGGCTGCAACGACGCGCTGCTCGCCGAAGCCCACAGCCGGTTCGGCGTGGTGTCGCCGTTCGGCGGGCCGACCTCGTCGGGCATGCTGACGCTGCACTGTCCGCCGGCGCAGATCTACGCGCTCGGCAGCTTCCTGCGGCAGCATGGCGCAGACACCGTGTCGGTAGCCGCGCTCGACTACGTGTTCGACAAGGAAAACCCGCTGTTCAGCAAGCTTGCGGCGTTCCTGCCGCAATAA
- a CDS encoding ATP phosphoribosyltransferase regulatory subunit, whose translation MTKTAAARATGSAAWAEALLQSFAEAGYAQATPPILQPAEPFLDLSGEDIRKSLYLTTDASGEELCLRPDLTIPVARDYLASKAAGQPVGFYYLGPVFRQRGGKPSEFLQAGIESFGRQDRAAADAEMLALALGATTALKAGEVEVRTGDVALFAALIDALDLMPVWRRRLMKDFHRKASLAHDLERLTLAPSTSNEYEGVLAALAGSDRKAALALVTDLMSIAGATTLGGRSVAEIADRFLEQSTLKSGALPRDALDKIKRFLAIAGAPTDALKALRALAADAKLSIDAAIDQFEARIGFLAGRGIDLSKVRFSTAFGRGVDYYTGFEFEVHRAGNGDEPLVAGGRYDGLMSQLGAASPIPAVGFSIWIEAMKQTSAGGAA comes from the coding sequence ATGACAAAGACCGCCGCCGCTCGCGCGACCGGATCCGCCGCGTGGGCGGAGGCGCTGCTGCAATCCTTCGCGGAGGCCGGCTACGCCCAGGCCACGCCGCCGATCCTGCAGCCCGCCGAACCATTCCTCGACCTGTCGGGCGAGGACATCCGCAAGAGCCTCTACCTGACCACCGATGCCAGCGGCGAGGAGCTGTGCCTGCGCCCCGACCTGACGATCCCGGTGGCGCGCGACTACCTCGCCTCCAAGGCCGCCGGACAGCCGGTCGGGTTCTACTATCTCGGCCCGGTGTTCCGCCAGCGCGGCGGCAAGCCAAGTGAATTCCTGCAGGCCGGGATCGAATCGTTCGGCCGCCAGGACCGCGCCGCGGCCGATGCCGAGATGCTGGCGCTGGCGCTCGGCGCCACCACCGCGCTCAAAGCCGGCGAGGTCGAGGTCCGCACCGGCGACGTCGCGCTGTTCGCCGCATTGATCGACGCGCTCGACCTGATGCCGGTGTGGCGGCGGCGGCTGATGAAGGATTTTCATCGCAAGGCCAGCCTGGCGCATGACCTGGAGCGGCTGACACTCGCCCCCTCGACCAGCAACGAATACGAAGGCGTGCTTGCCGCGCTCGCCGGCTCCGACCGCAAGGCGGCGCTGGCGCTCGTCACCGACCTGATGTCGATCGCCGGTGCCACCACGCTCGGCGGCCGTTCGGTGGCGGAGATCGCCGACCGCTTCCTCGAGCAATCGACGCTGAAAAGCGGCGCGCTGCCGCGCGACGCGCTCGACAAGATCAAGCGCTTCCTGGCGATCGCCGGCGCACCAACCGACGCCCTAAAGGCGCTGCGTGCGCTCGCCGCCGATGCCAAGCTGTCGATCGACGCAGCGATCGATCAGTTCGAAGCACGGATCGGCTTCCTGGCCGGCCGCGGCATCGATCTGTCCAAGGTGCGGTTCTCCACCGCGTTCGGCCGCGGCGTCGATTACTACACCGGCTTCGAATTCGAGGTGCACCGCGCCGGCAACGGCGACGAGCCGCTGGTCGCCGGCGGCCGCTACGACGGGCTGATGAGCCAGCTCGGCGCCGCCTCGCCGATCCCTGCGGTCGGCTTCTCGATCTGGATCGAGGCGATGAAACAGACAAGCGCCGGAGGTGCCGCATGA
- a CDS encoding 16S rRNA (uracil(1498)-N(3))-methyltransferase, protein MSRYDFRSPRLFVDAALAPGAQVPLERDQSNYLGNVLRLGAGAAVLAFNGRDGEWRATIAGRKRPEALEVAEQTRPQDRLPDVAYVFAPLKHARLDYMAQKAVEMGAGRLQPVLTQHTQVHRLNTDRMRANVIEAAEQCGILSLAEVGEPIGLDRFLAGRANGERLLVFCDEDAEIADPVAALQATRDAAARGVDLLVGPEGGFSTEERALLLKQPAILRLALGPRIMRADTAAVAALTLVQAVLGDWKGN, encoded by the coding sequence ATGAGCCGATACGACTTCCGCAGCCCCCGCCTTTTCGTCGATGCCGCCCTCGCGCCCGGTGCGCAGGTGCCACTCGAGCGCGACCAGAGCAATTATCTCGGCAATGTGCTGCGGCTCGGTGCCGGCGCCGCCGTGCTGGCCTTCAATGGTCGTGACGGCGAGTGGCGCGCCACCATCGCGGGCCGCAAGCGGCCCGAGGCGCTGGAGGTGGCGGAGCAGACGCGGCCGCAGGACCGCCTCCCCGACGTCGCCTATGTGTTCGCCCCGCTGAAGCACGCCAGGCTCGACTATATGGCTCAAAAGGCTGTGGAAATGGGCGCCGGCCGGCTGCAGCCGGTGCTCACCCAGCACACCCAGGTGCACCGGCTGAACACCGACCGGATGCGCGCCAATGTGATCGAGGCCGCCGAGCAATGCGGCATCCTCAGCCTCGCCGAGGTAGGCGAGCCGATCGGGCTGGACCGGTTCCTAGCCGGTCGGGCAAACGGAGAGCGGCTGCTGGTGTTCTGCGACGAGGACGCGGAGATCGCCGACCCGGTCGCGGCGCTGCAAGCCACCCGGGATGCGGCGGCCAGGGGCGTCGACCTGCTGGTCGGGCCCGAGGGCGGGTTTTCCACCGAAGAGCGCGCTTTGCTGCTGAAACAGCCCGCCATCCTGCGGCTAGCACTGGGCCCGCGGATTATGCGGGCCGACACTGCAGCGGTCGCCGCCCTGACTCTGGTTCAGGCGGTGTTGGGCGACTGGAAGGGTAATTAG
- the ubiA gene encoding 4-hydroxybenzoate octaprenyltransferase yields the protein MSGIPASGAAGRVADSTGNWVDNHAPLWTRPYLRLARFDRPIGSWLLLMPCLWSAALAAGMAHDLSRLPLFCALFFIGSFVMRGAGCTWNDITDRDLDDKVERTRSRPIPAGQVTAKQAAVFMVLLCLIGLVVLLQFNSFAIATGISSLIIVAAYPFMKRITYWPQFVLGLAFSWGALMGFAGTFERLDLVAFALYAGSIAWVIGYDTVYAHQDAEDDLMVGIKSTALLFGENTKLALVLLFGLAVSLIGVALKLADAGWFAWIGLAAFAAHLVQQIVRVDIHDSPLCLKLFKSNRDAGLLLFGGLVADAVSRSMA from the coding sequence ATGAGTGGAATTCCGGCCAGCGGCGCGGCCGGGCGGGTCGCCGACTCCACGGGCAACTGGGTCGACAACCATGCGCCGCTGTGGACACGGCCTTATTTGAGGCTGGCACGGTTCGATCGTCCGATCGGTTCCTGGCTCCTGCTGATGCCGTGCCTGTGGTCGGCGGCGCTCGCCGCCGGCATGGCCCACGACCTCAGCCGCCTGCCTCTGTTCTGCGCGCTGTTCTTCATCGGCTCGTTCGTGATGCGCGGCGCAGGCTGCACCTGGAACGACATCACCGATCGTGATCTCGACGACAAGGTCGAGCGCACCCGGTCGCGGCCGATTCCGGCCGGGCAGGTCACCGCCAAGCAGGCCGCCGTGTTCATGGTGCTGCTGTGCCTGATCGGCCTCGTGGTGCTGCTGCAGTTCAACAGTTTCGCGATTGCTACCGGCATCTCGTCGCTGATTATCGTCGCGGCCTATCCGTTCATGAAGCGGATCACCTACTGGCCGCAATTCGTGCTCGGTCTCGCGTTCTCATGGGGCGCGCTGATGGGGTTTGCCGGCACCTTCGAGCGGCTCGATCTGGTCGCGTTCGCGCTGTACGCCGGTTCGATCGCCTGGGTGATCGGCTACGACACCGTCTATGCGCATCAGGATGCCGAAGACGATCTGATGGTTGGTATCAAGTCGACAGCGCTGCTGTTCGGCGAGAACACCAAGCTGGCGCTGGTGCTGCTGTTCGGTCTGGCGGTGAGCCTGATCGGCGTGGCGCTGAAGCTCGCCGATGCCGGCTGGTTCGCCTGGATCGGCCTCGCCGCCTTCGCGGCGCATCTGGTGCAGCAGATCGTGCGGGTCGACATCCACGACAGCCCGCTGTGCCTGAAGCTGTTCAAGTCGAACCGCGACGCCGGCCTGCTGCTGTTCGGCGGCCTGGTGGCCGACGCCGTCTCGCGCAGCATGGCGTGA
- a CDS encoding DUF6101 family protein, with translation MRRQTATGGANLAGSSRDLRLDPLSLPIRFDAHDVRADGGIRQIELHRERVVLRRAVAGMRMAVNVSVSDFRGIGCRGLDDGRMLMLVHRDPSLSIPLGISDDPEEIERMWALWSEIFGLPQLPEDKQREPAQRRRRHHVISKRRPRFLMRRRVGRLLDSPKCFAGEREIIARN, from the coding sequence GTGAGGCGTCAAACAGCAACAGGCGGGGCTAACCTCGCCGGGTCGAGCCGCGACTTGCGGCTCGACCCTCTCTCACTGCCGATCCGCTTCGACGCGCACGATGTGCGGGCCGACGGTGGCATCCGGCAAATCGAACTACACCGCGAGCGGGTGGTGCTACGCCGCGCCGTCGCCGGCATGAGAATGGCGGTGAACGTCAGCGTCAGCGACTTCCGCGGCATCGGCTGCCGAGGTCTCGACGACGGCCGCATGCTGATGCTGGTGCACCGCGATCCGTCGCTGTCGATCCCGCTCGGGATCAGCGACGATCCCGAGGAGATCGAACGCATGTGGGCGCTCTGGAGTGAGATCTTCGGACTGCCGCAGCTTCCCGAAGACAAGCAGCGCGAACCCGCGCAGCGCCGCCGCCGTCACCACGTGATCAGCAAGCGTCGTCCGCGCTTCCTGATGCGCCGACGGGTCGGCCGCCTGCTCGACTCACCGAAGTGCTTCGCCGGCGAGCGCGAGATCATCGCGCGCAACTAA
- a CDS encoding TldD/PmbA family protein: MNSSPSARSLSSPSVDSALFDQSALSDLAQRLVEAARRAGADQADAVAVRGVSHGVEVRDGRMQESERSEGDDVGLRVIVGRRQAVVSTNDISGDAVTKLAERAVAMARVAPDDKYVGLADPELLAHDFPELDLLDPNTPSTAELERRARAAEAAALAVPGINKSGGASASSGIGGMVLVTSTGFQGSFLRSSHSISMTAIAGEGTGMERDYEYTTAPHASDLMSPEEVGRVAGERTAARVGPRKVETCKVPVVFDPRVAGSLVGHLVGAANGASIARKTSFLKDRLGQKLFKDGIRIVDDPLRKRGLRSQAFDAEGVAVKPLSIVDDGVLTSWLLDCATARELGLTTTGHAHRGVSSSPSPGPYNLHLEAGPLSPAELIADIKQGFYVTDLIGSGVNGVTGDYSRGAAGFWIENGQRTYAVSEVTIAGHLIDMYKTLTPASDLTFRYGVNAPTLRIEGLTIAGR, translated from the coding sequence GTGAACTCTTCACCAAGCGCACGCTCTTTGTCTTCGCCCTCTGTGGATTCCGCTTTGTTCGATCAGTCGGCGCTGAGCGATCTTGCACAGCGGCTGGTTGAGGCGGCGCGGCGCGCTGGTGCCGATCAGGCCGACGCTGTGGCGGTGCGTGGGGTGTCTCACGGTGTCGAAGTGCGCGATGGGCGGATGCAGGAGTCCGAGCGCTCGGAGGGCGACGACGTTGGCCTCCGGGTGATCGTCGGCCGACGCCAGGCGGTGGTCTCGACCAACGACATCAGCGGCGACGCGGTCACCAAGCTTGCCGAGCGCGCGGTGGCGATGGCCCGCGTCGCGCCGGACGACAAGTATGTCGGCCTCGCCGATCCTGAACTGCTGGCGCACGATTTTCCTGAGCTCGATCTGCTCGATCCGAACACGCCCTCGACCGCCGAGTTGGAGCGGCGCGCCCGCGCCGCGGAGGCCGCAGCGCTCGCAGTTCCTGGAATCAACAAGTCAGGCGGCGCCTCGGCGTCGTCGGGGATAGGCGGCATGGTGCTGGTGACGTCGACCGGTTTCCAAGGCTCGTTTCTGCGCTCCAGCCATAGCATCTCGATGACCGCGATTGCGGGCGAGGGCACCGGCATGGAGCGGGACTATGAATATACGACGGCGCCGCACGCCTCCGACCTGATGTCGCCCGAGGAAGTCGGGCGGGTCGCCGGCGAGCGCACCGCGGCCCGCGTCGGGCCGCGCAAGGTCGAGACCTGCAAGGTGCCGGTGGTGTTCGATCCGCGCGTTGCGGGCTCGCTGGTCGGGCATCTGGTCGGTGCAGCGAATGGCGCGTCGATCGCGCGCAAGACTTCGTTCCTGAAGGATCGTCTCGGCCAGAAGCTGTTCAAGGATGGCATCCGCATCGTCGATGATCCGCTGCGCAAGCGCGGCTTGCGTTCGCAGGCGTTCGACGCCGAGGGCGTTGCGGTCAAGCCACTCTCGATCGTCGACGATGGCGTGCTGACGTCGTGGCTGCTGGATTGCGCCACCGCGCGCGAACTCGGCCTCACCACCACCGGCCACGCGCATCGCGGCGTGTCGTCGTCGCCGTCGCCGGGGCCGTACAATCTGCATCTCGAAGCCGGACCGCTCAGCCCGGCCGAGCTGATAGCCGACATCAAGCAGGGCTTCTACGTCACCGATCTGATCGGCTCCGGCGTCAACGGCGTCACCGGCGACTACAGCCGCGGCGCCGCCGGGTTCTGGATCGAAAACGGCCAGCGCACCTACGCGGTCAGCGAAGTCACCATCGCCGGACACCTGATCGACATGTACAAGACGCTGACGCCGGCCAGCGACCTGACCTTCCGCTACGGCGTCAATGCGCCGACGCTGCGGATCGAGGGGCTGACGATTGCCGGACGCTAA
- a CDS encoding 3'(2'),5'-bisphosphate nucleotidase CysQ, which yields MPDANPDTRHIETSDSDAALLADTVREAGALALSMFRTELRTWTKGASSPVSEADIAVDELIRRRLQDATPHYGWLSEESADDLVRLDKDWVWIVDPIDGTRAYLAGREDWCVSVALIANAKPMLAAVFAPVSGEFFFATRGAGASLNGASLHASVGTTLEGAKVAGPKPLIERLALPSTAHILPRIGSLALRLCRVADRQVDVAFAGGQSRDWDLAAADLIVHEADGTMTTLAGEDIVYNRPEVTHGVLVAAGRERHAHIVEHFRVSPRG from the coding sequence TTGCCGGACGCTAATCCAGATACGCGACACATCGAGACATCCGATAGCGATGCAGCGCTGCTTGCCGACACCGTGCGTGAGGCTGGCGCACTGGCGCTGTCGATGTTCCGAACCGAACTGCGGACCTGGACCAAGGGTGCATCGTCGCCGGTTTCGGAAGCCGACATTGCCGTCGACGAATTGATTCGGCGCCGCCTGCAGGACGCCACACCGCACTATGGCTGGCTGTCTGAGGAAAGCGCCGACGATCTCGTCAGGCTCGACAAGGATTGGGTGTGGATCGTCGATCCGATCGACGGCACCCGCGCCTATCTGGCCGGCCGGGAGGATTGGTGCGTTTCGGTCGCGCTGATCGCGAATGCCAAGCCGATGCTGGCCGCGGTGTTTGCGCCGGTATCTGGTGAGTTCTTCTTTGCCACGCGTGGTGCGGGTGCGTCGCTCAACGGCGCGTCGCTGCACGCCAGCGTCGGCACGACGCTGGAAGGCGCAAAGGTCGCCGGGCCGAAGCCGCTGATCGAACGGCTGGCGCTGCCGTCGACCGCCCACATCCTGCCGCGGATCGGCTCTCTGGCCCTACGGTTGTGCCGCGTCGCTGATCGTCAGGTCGACGTTGCATTCGCCGGAGGGCAGAGCCGCGATTGGGACCTTGCCGCGGCCGATTTGATCGTGCACGAAGCGGATGGTACAATGACAACTCTCGCGGGCGAGGACATCGTCTACAACCGTCCCGAGGTCACACATGGCGTGCTGGTGGCTGCGGGGCGCGAACGTCATGCTCACATCGTCGAGCATTTCCGCGTTTCTCCGCGAGGCTGA
- a CDS encoding DUF4170 domain-containing protein — MSDNAQQLLHLVIGGELEDLENVTFRDLEKVDIVGVYPNYATAYAAWKARAHQTVDNAHMRYFIVHLHRLLDPEKEARSAQH, encoded by the coding sequence ATGTCGGACAATGCGCAGCAATTGCTCCACCTCGTAATCGGGGGAGAATTGGAGGACCTCGAGAACGTGACCTTTCGCGATCTCGAAAAGGTCGACATCGTCGGGGTGTACCCGAACTACGCAACGGCCTACGCGGCGTGGAAGGCCCGGGCGCATCAGACGGTCGATAATGCGCACATGCGGTACTTCATCGTTCATCTGCATCGCTTGCTCGATCCAGAAAAAGAAGCCCGGTCCGCGCAGCACTGA
- a CDS encoding 3-deoxy-D-manno-octulosonic acid transferase produces the protein MVDPVPMTLRVYRKLTAAAAPLASLWIGRRLKQGKEDPARVGERRGLSNDARPRGPVVWIHGASVGEVLAAAGLIARLRALNLRILLTSGTLTSAQVVASRFPPDIIHQFIPYDAPRFVDRFLDHWRPSLALFIESDLWPNLILAASARRVPMVLINGRMSQRSFPRWQRASATIGALLGRFDICLAQSRVDAERFSALGSPSVITTGNLKMDVAPPPADPGRLERLLAVTRGRPVIVAASTHPGEEELLVEAHRRLSASFPTLLTVIVPRHPHRGEQVAGLVEAAGLPVALRSREQQPMAATAIYVADTMGELGLFYRLAPIVFMGGSLVEHGGQNPIEAVKLGAAIVHGPHVSNFTEVYRALDDEGGAFAVSDVDALVLRVSSLLSNHDARQISITAATNVVDRLGGALDRTIAALEPYLLQLQIEQGAANA, from the coding sequence ATGGTGGATCCGGTGCCGATGACGCTCCGCGTCTATCGCAAGTTGACCGCTGCCGCGGCGCCGCTGGCGTCGCTGTGGATCGGTCGGCGGCTGAAGCAGGGCAAGGAAGATCCAGCCCGGGTCGGCGAGCGTCGCGGTCTCAGCAACGATGCGCGACCGCGTGGACCGGTGGTGTGGATCCACGGTGCCAGCGTCGGCGAAGTGCTGGCTGCGGCCGGACTGATCGCACGGTTGCGCGCGCTCAACCTGCGCATCCTGCTCACCTCCGGCACGCTGACTTCGGCCCAGGTGGTGGCCAGCCGGTTTCCGCCGGACATCATCCACCAGTTCATTCCCTACGACGCGCCGCGCTTCGTTGATCGCTTCCTCGATCACTGGCGTCCGAGCCTGGCGTTGTTCATTGAATCCGATCTGTGGCCGAACCTGATCCTGGCCGCCTCGGCGCGGCGGGTGCCGATGGTGCTGATCAACGGCCGGATGTCGCAGCGCTCGTTCCCGCGCTGGCAGCGTGCGTCCGCAACCATCGGCGCGCTGCTCGGCCGGTTCGATATTTGTCTGGCGCAGTCTCGCGTCGATGCCGAACGTTTCAGCGCGCTCGGCAGCCCGAGCGTGATCACCACCGGCAATCTGAAGATGGATGTCGCGCCGCCGCCGGCCGATCCGGGCCGGCTGGAGCGGCTGCTCGCGGTCACTCGCGGCCGCCCGGTGATCGTCGCCGCCTCGACTCATCCGGGTGAGGAAGAATTGCTGGTGGAAGCGCATCGCCGGCTGTCCGCGAGCTTCCCGACGCTGCTGACGGTGATCGTGCCGCGGCATCCGCATCGTGGCGAGCAGGTCGCCGGTCTTGTCGAAGCCGCCGGCCTGCCGGTGGCGCTGCGCTCGCGCGAGCAGCAGCCGATGGCCGCGACCGCGATCTACGTCGCCGACACCATGGGCGAACTCGGGCTGTTCTATCGGCTGGCGCCGATCGTGTTCATGGGTGGCTCGCTGGTCGAGCACGGTGGCCAGAATCCGATCGAGGCGGTGAAGCTTGGCGCCGCGATCGTGCATGGCCCGCACGTCTCCAATTTCACCGAAGTCTATCGCGCGCTCGACGATGAAGGCGGTGCATTCGCCGTGTCCGACGTCGACGCGCTGGTGCTGCGGGTCTCGTCGCTGCTGTCGAACCACGACGCGCGGCAGATCTCGATCACCGCGGCCACCAACGTGGTCGACCGCCTCGGCGGCGCGCTCGACCGCACCATCGCGGCGCTCGAGCCCTATCTGCTGCAATTGCAGATCGAACAGGGCGCCGCGAATGCGTGA